The genomic region TATCTTCTTCCACACGATTGTTGAGTTCCTTGAGAAAAATTTCCGATACTTCATCTTCATAGATAAAGGAAATGATAAAGGACACTACAATAACCACAAATACAGAAAAAAACAATCCCGCTAGAATCGACAGTACAACCCTCATAATTCGGCGTTATTAAATAACAAGTTCATTCAACCTTACTGGGTATTTAAACGAAAATCATACCAAAATGGTACAGTACAAAAGAAAAGGATTGAATAATTCATGCAATTTTCACTGGATTTGCAGATAACGCCGGATAAAATTTACTTGTGGAACTTCCGAACCTCCTCCTCATATCTTGATTTCAGATTCCTCATCTTTTCAATGCTGTTGTCTCTGTCATAAACGCGGACCATATCAGTTATTCCGGTAATCCTGTAAAAGACTCCAAGGGCGGCATCAAAATTATTATCGATGAGGTTATTCTTAATATGGAAGGTAAAATTACTGAATGTTTCCCAGTCCAACTTTTCAGGCAACCCAATATAATACTTCGATTTAGCTTCTAAATCCCTGTATATACCTTCTTCCTGTTCTTCAACCAGGAAGTTTTTGTTGACTACGATAATGGCTTTATCCTCAATGGCTTTATATCTGGAAAATTTCACCCCTTCCTGAATAAACATATCCTGCAGCTCAGGCAGAAAGGTAAAACTTGTCAGATACTTGATCCTTATGCAGTTATACTTATAGGGCTGAATATAAATATAACCAATGGAAGCATTGAAATCGTATTCACAATTTTCAGCAATTTTCTTTGATATTCTGGCAAGATCTTCAAAAGAATAGTTGTTTCTAACCAGCAAAAAAAGCGAACGGGGCTCTGATTCATCAGGAAGATTTTTCCCATGATACCCCGGGAAGGGATCCAAACTCTCTAAAACACAGGTATGGGGAGCGATATTGCTTTCTATGGATGTTAAAGTCTCCCGTTTTTTAATATAACCTGTAACTTCAATGATACGACCAGGTGGCTTCATAGCTTTAAATTTTCGGGAAATATAAAAAAATTAATGTATGAGGTCAACTGTTATTCAATTATTTTAACAAATACCGGATTCCAATTATAAATTATATACCCCCTCATTTGGACAAGCCAAAACCAAACAGGATACTTTGAAGAAATTTATTGTGTTTACGTTTTGGCTTGTCAAAATTAGCAAGCAAAATTTATGAGGCAAAATTATATAAAAGTCTTGATCTTTTTCAATTATTTTTATCCTTGAAAATTGCCTCATAAATTTTACCACAGTACCTTACCGGGCAAATTTTGCCAAAAAATGCAAGAATTTGACCGGTAAGGTACTAAAGCCTAATGAAAGAAGAGCTTACCGTCAGATGAAACAAATTGAATTCAGTAAATAAATCAAGAAATGTTTAATTTTGTAAAAAAATATATACTCAACAAAATGAGGAGGGAAGATATAGAAATAATGGCTCCGGTGGGATCCCATGAATCCTTACATGCTGCTATACAGGCAGGTGCGGGATCTGTTTATTTCGGGGCAGAAAACCTGAACATGCGATCCAAATCTACGGTTAATTTTTCCCTGGATGACTTACAAACCATCGCTGAATATTGCCGCAAGCATCAAGTTAATACCTATCTTACTCTGAACACGGTTCTTTATAATAACGACCTGCAGGAGATGCGGCGCATCATTGACACGGCCAGGGAGAGTGGTATTACTGCCGTTATAGCCAGTGATCTCGCAGCCATTCAATACGCATGGTCTGCCGGAATAGAAGTGCACATCTCCACACAACTTAACATAAGCAATATAGAAAGTCTGAAATTTTTTGCCCAATTTGCCGATGTCATTGTCCTGGCAAGAGAGCTGAGCCTTGAACAGGTGAAGGAGATCACCAAAACCATTAAGGAAGAACGCATTACCGGGCCTTCAGGAAAACCGGTGCGAATCGAACTGTTTATACACGGAGCTCTTTGTATGGCTATTTCCGGTAAATGTTATCTGAGTCTTCATGAAAAAAATTACTCGGCCAACCGTGGAAAATGCCTGCAAATCTGCAGAAGGTCCTATATAGTTAAAGATAAGGAAAGCGAACGCGAACTGGAGGTAGACAATGAATACATTATGTCTCCCAAGGACTTGTCAACGATCTCATTTCTAAACAAGATACTGGATGCCGGCGTGCAGGTATTAAAGATAGAAGGGCGGGCAAGAAGCCCGGAATATGTAAAAACGGTTACAGAATGTTACCATGAAGCTGTTGATGCCTATTTCGAGGGTAATTATACGGAAGAAAAGATCAAGGCATGGCAGACCCGTCTGGCCACTGTTTTCAACAGAGGTTTCTGGGACGGATATTATCTGGGCAAGAGGCTGGGGGAATGGAGTCATCAATATGGCTCCCAGGCCACAACTAAAAAAATCTATGTAGGAAAGATTACCAACTACTATAAGCAAATCCAGGTCGCTGAAATTCTTCCCGAAGCCAATACTGTAGCTGTTAACGATAACATAATGGTCATTGGCCCTTCGACGGGGGTCATTCAATCTACAGTCAGCGAAATCCGGGTAGATGATAAAAATGTGGAAGAATCCCCCAAAAAAATCAAATGTTCCATACCCCTCTCGCGGCGTGTAAGGCCGAGCGACAAACTCTATAAAGTAGTAGCTGCCTCAAAAACCAAAACCCAATAAGCACCGAAAACCATTTAACCCGAATTATTCACAAATAATTCTGCAGATTAAAATTTTTACTCTTCATCCCATGCAGAAACGCTTCCGCCTAACACAGTGCGCACATCTTTCTTTTCAGGAGTACCAAAATAACTGAAGTCCGATCCGGTATTGACTCTTGCTTCAAGCTCTTTTTCAACAGTTAACTCTCCTTTCCCTCCTGTGTTGAGCTTAATATTCACCTTTTGGCAAACCAGATCGGTGCCTGTCAGAATTCCACCTGTATTAACCCTGGCATCCAATGCTTGGGTTTTTCCATCAACCACTACGGTGCCTCCCTGATAAGCCTTTAAATCAAGCTTTTGGGTATTCATTGAAAGTTCGATACGGGAGCCTGAAGTGGCTTTTATCCTAAAAGCATCCTGAACAACCGGTTTTTCAAATTCTACCTCTGCATCTGCCAGTGCAGTGATGCCTTTAAGATCATTAAACGTTACACGGATAAAAACATCCGGCCTTTTTTTCTTTAGCAGTTTATCAGTCATTTTGATCTTCAGTTCCTTCTCCTCTACTTCGGTATCAATCTCATTAAGGTCCACATCGGCACTTTCCATATACAGCTTATTTTCGGTGCCGGGCACCATCACAACCGACATTTTACCAAAAATGCGAATTTCATCATAGTCCTTAACCCCTATTTCCTTAGTCTCCTGACTATAGGAAACGATTGGAATCATCAACATTAAAATTCCTGTCATCCATTTTTTCTTCATCCAATACATAACAAACATTTTTAGATTATAACAATTTGGTTACATTTTTCAATACCCCAGGGGCCATCGAAAAGATGTACCCTCATTCCTTAATGGCCGGGTACATCTTATTCAAACAAAAAATCAAAATCATCGCCCGGAGCCAATTCTGCGGGTTCTTCTTCATTTTTAAAAATCCGGGCATTTTTATTACCCAGCAACTTGATATCGCCTCTTTCCACAAGCAATTTGCTGCCTTCCCTCAATCCGATTGTATAAACATAGGGATTGACAATTAGAAATTCTTTGATGCGCATCTCCCTGGTTTCTCCTGCATGGCCTTCCGGATGGGCATCCAGATAATGGGGGTTGATCTGAAATCTCACCAGATTTAAGGCATGAAAAGAATCCGGTTCGGTGATGGGCATATCATTGGTGGTACAGATGTTAGGGCAGGCTACATTGGCGCCGGCACTCCATCCAATATAAGGCGTATCATTAAGCACCGTATAGCGTATTAATTCAATCAGTTCTTCCTGTTGAAGGTACTTCAGCAGATGAAAAGTAT from Bacteroidales bacterium harbors:
- a CDS encoding U32 family peptidase yields the protein MRREDIEIMAPVGSHESLHAAIQAGAGSVYFGAENLNMRSKSTVNFSLDDLQTIAEYCRKHQVNTYLTLNTVLYNNDLQEMRRIIDTARESGITAVIASDLAAIQYAWSAGIEVHISTQLNISNIESLKFFAQFADVIVLARELSLEQVKEITKTIKEERITGPSGKPVRIELFIHGALCMAISGKCYLSLHEKNYSANRGKCLQICRRSYIVKDKESERELEVDNEYIMSPKDLSTISFLNKILDAGVQVLKIEGRARSPEYVKTVTECYHEAVDAYFEGNYTEEKIKAWQTRLATVFNRGFWDGYYLGKRLGEWSHQYGSQATTKKIYVGKITNYYKQIQVAEILPEANTVAVNDNIMVIGPSTGVIQSTVSEIRVDDKNVEESPKKIKCSIPLSRRVRPSDKLYKVVAASKTKTQ
- a CDS encoding DUF2807 domain-containing protein; the encoded protein is MYWMKKKWMTGILMLMIPIVSYSQETKEIGVKDYDEIRIFGKMSVVMVPGTENKLYMESADVDLNEIDTEVEEKELKIKMTDKLLKKKRPDVFIRVTFNDLKGITALADAEVEFEKPVVQDAFRIKATSGSRIELSMNTQKLDLKAYQGGTVVVDGKTQALDARVNTGGILTGTDLVCQKVNIKLNTGGKGELTVEKELEARVNTGSDFSYFGTPEKKDVRTVLGGSVSAWDEE
- the pepE gene encoding dipeptidase PepE; translation: MRLLLISNSTNAGESYLEHAGDDIKNFLGDKVKKVLFIPYAAVSFTFDQYQKKVQQKFDEFGVEVDSLHNYSFLRKREMIKEASAIVVGGGNTFHLLKYLQQEELIELIRYTVLNDTPYIGWSAGANVACPNICTTNDMPITEPDSFHALNLVRFQINPHYLDAHPEGHAGETREMRIKEFLIVNPYVYTIGLREGSKLLVERGDIKLLGNKNARIFKNEEEPAELAPGDDFDFLFE